DNA from Cloacibacillus sp. An23:
CTTCTTCGCCAAAAGACCCACCTTCCTTCCACACATCTAATCGATTTGTCTGTCAACCAGAGTAACGTGATTTGATTGGCATAACTAGGCTAATTATGCCAAATCTTTACGGCTTATTCAAGGATAAGCGTGAATTCTCTATTTTCTGACAGCTTGCAATTATTGAAAAAATTTTAGAAACTTGAGGGACCTATGTCTGGCGCACGGAGATACGTCCCGCGTATCTGCTCCGGCGCGACCGCGGCGTCCCGCCTCTCGCCGCCCATCACGGCGCAGACGCCGCCGGACGCACTCTCTCTCGGAATCACGGTACAGCCGCACGCTTCGAGCTCAGGATACTGCCCGGCATCGGGAGACACGACGGCGGCGTGCGGAAAATCGCGCAGCTTCGCCGACAGCTCCGTCACGCGCATGAACGACGGAGGCACGACCGCCTTAAGCGCATCACCCGAGGCAGCGTACAGGGCCGCGTAGCAGTGAGACGCGCGCGCCCTGAACACGGGGACGAGCAAGCCGTACTCATTCCTCATATCCCAGACAAAAAGCTCGAGCGACGACAGCGGCACGACCTTCACACCTAAGGCGAAGGCGAGCGCGGCGCCGTATGCTATGCCGGCCCTTATGCCCGTGTAGTAGCCGGGCCCCGTCCCGACGGCGATAAGGGATATGTCGCCGAGCGAAAGCCCGGCTTTCGACACGGCCTCCTCCGTCATGGCAGGAAGAAGCTCGGATTGGCGGCGCGCAAGCTCCAGATTTGTTTCCGCAAGTATTTCACATCCGTCCGCGACGCCGACGTTGGTCCAGCGCCCGGCGCAGTTTATGCCAAGAACAGCCATTATTCATCCTTCCCGGGAAAGAGCGCCCGCTTCACCAGCGCGAGCAGCTCCGTCTCTTTCTCTCCGAATGCCTCGAACACCAGTACGCGCGCATCTTCGTCGCCGGGCACGGGCAGAAATTCGATCTCCACCCTGTCTTCCGGGCGCTCGCTCCATCTCTCCGCCCATTCCACGGCGGCGGCGAAGCCGTCGTCCAGATACTCCTCTATGCCGAGCGCATCTATCTCTTCTTCGCTTTCCAGACGGTACAGGTCGACGTGGAGAAACGGAACAGCGGCGTCGTATTCGTTCATTATCACGAAGGTCGGGCTTTTCACCCTGTCGTAGCCTACGGCGCCGCCTATGCCCTGCACGAAGCGCGTTTTCCCCATTCCGAGCCCGCCTTTCAAAAGCGCGAGCAGCCCGGGATAAAGCGCCTCTCCGAGCGCGCGCCCGGCCGCGAAAGTGTCGTCCTGGCTTTCGCTTATTATAGAAAAGGAATTAACGCAGGATTTGAGTAATCTCATCGGCTATCTCCCTCGCCAGCGTGCCGCGAAGGCCGTTCCTCTCCTCGAGGCGTTCTCCGGCGGCGCCGTGGGCTAGAGCGCCGGCGGCGGCCGCGTCCATCACAGGGAGGCCGGAGGCCATCAACGCGCCTATAACGCCGCTCAGTACGTCGCCGGAACCGGGAACGGCGAGAGCCGGAGAACCGGCGCCGATCATTCTCAGCTCGCCTGACGCAGATGCTATCAGCGTGTTCCTGCCCTTCAGGAGGGCGAAGCCGGCCTTTCTTGTAAGCAGCCTCGCCGAAGCCTCGCGCGACGCTTCGACCTCCGCCGCGCTGAGCCCGAGTATTCGCGCAGCTTCGCCGCCGTGCGGCGTGAGCAGAGCGTCGTCGCGCTCTTCAAGCCCGTCGAGTTCGCGCGCGAAAAAGTAAAGCATATCGGCGTCGATTAGCAGCGGCGCGCGCCAGTTCTCCCAAAACCACGAGAAGAGCGCGCCGGCCTCTTCGCCGCGCCCCATGCCGGGGCCTATCGCCGCCGCGCCGCACTTCGGCATCCATTCAGCTATCATCGGCGCCGCCGCGGCCGCGTCGACCGCCCCGCCGTCCGTTGGAAGGGGAAGTATAACGGCCTCGGGCAGCGCCGCGGAAACCTCCGAAGCGATGAAGTCCGGCACTGCGAGATACACGAGCCCAGCTCCCGCGCGCAGCGCCCCGAGCGCGGCGAGCAGCGGAGCCCCTCGATAAGCGGCGCTTCCGGCGCATATCAGCAGTGAGCCGCGCTCCGTTTTGTGAATAGAGCGCATGACAGGCGGAAGCATTCCGCGTATGTCTTTTTCACAATAAATGGTGAGGGCCGGATTTTCGGGAAGAACGAGCGCCGCGGGAACGCCGATATCCGCCGTGGTGATTTTTCCGCATGCCTCAAGGGCCGGAGAAAAGGCCATGCCTTTCTTCGGAGCTAGGAAAGTGACTGTGGCTGACGCGCGCACGCACGGAACCGCGCAGCCTCCTTCGTCTGGATCCGCGCCGGAGGGGATGTCCAGCGACAGTATGTTTTCGTACCCATCGGTCAGACGTATCAGCCGCGCGATTTCTCCTCTGGGCGCGCCGGAAGCTCCCGTTCCGAGCAGGGCGTCTACTATCACAGCAGCCCCGCCGAGTATCGCCGAAATTTCTCCGTCGTCGAGGCGGGAAGCGTCTTTTATGACAAGCTCGGCGCATTCGAGCTTGCGGATTACGCCGAGATTGACGGCGGCGTCGCCCTTATACTTGTCGTCTGCGGCGGTTTTTATGACGGTCACTCCGTGTCCGCGCAGCATCAGATGGCGCGCTGCGGCGAAGCCGTCTCCGCCGTTGTTGCCGTGTCCGGCGAGCACGGCGAACGGCCCTCTTCCGCCGCTCATAGACAAGGCCGCATCCGCGGCCGCGCGCGCCGCGTTCTCCATGAGCACGACTGAAGGCACGCCTAAGCGCTCCGCCGCTATACTGTCGGCTTCACGCACGTCAGACGGCATATAGAATTTCTGCATTTTCTCACCCTTCCAGAACAACCATCGCGACGGCCATGCCGGACTCGTGCGATATGCTTAAGAAAACGTTTTTTATTCCTTCGCTGTCGAGGCGGAGGCGGAATTTTTCCGAAAAGTCGAAGCGGGGGCCGCGTTCGGTACGGACGACCTCGCATGAGTCCAGCCCCATAGAGCCGAGTCCCCAACCTCCGGCCTTCGCCAGAGCCTCCTTAGCGGCGAACGCGGCGGCGTAATGGGCGGCCGAGTCGGACTTGCCTTCGGCGTATTTTATTTCTCCGTCGGAGAAAACCCTCGCGGCGAAGCCGTCGCGCGCGACCGCGTTTCTCATGCGGGCTATGTCGCAGAGGTCTACTCCTATGCCAAGAACCATTCGCTTAACCTATGGCTTTCTTTACGGCCTGAGCCTGCCACGCTTCGAGAGATTTCTGCGCCTTGCGGTACTGCGAACGAAGCTTCGTCTTCCACTTCGAGCCGTATATCTCCGGCGCTATCTTCACCGTCTTGGCTACGAGCTTCTGATAATAGCTGCGGTCCGTCGCCCACTTGCCGTGCCGTCCCTTATACAGCCCGGCGAAATACAGCCACACGTTATCCTTGTGCTTCGCGGAATTCGGATAATCCTCTCTTATCTTTTTGGAATAATCTTTGAGGAAGGCTTGCGTGCTCGAATATTTTCTGAAAGCGGAAACGCGCTGCACGGTCTTATTGCCGACATGCTCGGCGCTGGATTTGTTGTAGACCGGCTTTCGCGCCGCCTTCCATTCCTTGTCGGCTTTTATCCCGGCTCCGTTGCGCGCCTTCACCCAAAGTTCGCTCGTCCACTGCGCAGTTTCGTGCGCGCTGTGTACGGTCGCAGCGAACGGATTCGGGCACTTGTATTTTTTCGCATAGCGGTAAAACTCTCGCGCCGACATCGCGTCCGCCTGACCGGCCAGAGCGAAGAGGACGAGCAGAGCGAAGGCGCAGCATCGCAGCAGCGCGCCCCCCGCGCCCACTCCGCGCGCGCGCTTCAGAAATAAACGTTCCATATCGCTAAAACCCCTTTTCAATCGTATTAACTGCCGGCAAAAACCGTCGTCCGATAAAAATATTATAGCAGGAAGAGCGCCGAGACAAGACGGCATGGCCCCGCGGCTCAGCGCGATACAGAGGAAGTCAATGCGGCGCGGCGTTTTTGATATTGGCATAATCGGGAAAAGGCAAAAAAAAAAATGGTGGATCGTACAGGAATCGAACCTGTAACCCCCTGATTAAGAGTCAGATGCTCTGCCAGTTGAGCTAACGATCCACATGAAAGAAGATATTTAATTTTAAAAAATGGTGGATCGTACAGGAATCGAACCTGTAACCCCCTGATTAAGAGTCAGATGCTCTGCCAGTTGAGCTAACGATCCATCATACTGGGGTGAGTGACGGGAATTGAACCCGCAACCCTCGGAACCACAATCCGATACTCTAACCAATTGAGCTACACTCACCATAACTTCTGCTTCCGGCTAAAAGTGGCGCGCCTGAAGGGACTCGAACCCCCGGCCCACTGCTTAGAAGGCAGTTGCTCTATCCAACTGAGCTACAGGCGCAACTACTGCCTTTGCCAAAGCACGGAGATAATTATAGCCAAAATTATGTTTATGTCAATACAAAAAATCCCGCGCCGCCGGCATATTTTTCGGCGGCGCGGAGAACGCGCGCGGATAGGTTATTTTTCAGGGCAATCGCCGCGCCACGGGCATCGTCCGCAGCGTTCCTTTATCCCGCGGAAGTCTCCCGAAACGGCGCGGACGGCGGCCTTTTCTATCTCTTCCTCTATCGAGGCGAAATCTCCGGGAACGTAGCGGCGCGCCGCAGCCGCGGCGCTTCCGCGCAGATATATGAGCGCCGAGTCTATCTGCGCGCCGCACTCTCCAGTCGATTCGAGGAACCTGTTCAGCGCGCAGGCGTAAAACTCAAGCTGTTTCTCGTAATAGAACGACGGCGCGGTCTCCTCCGGAGCCGTCTTCCAGTCGCGAAGGTGCAGGCCGCCGGAGTCGCGCCAGAAAAGGTCCGTCGTCCCTATCAGCACAGTGCCGTTGAGCGGCACGCGGAAGCGAGTCTCCCTTTGAAGAAGGCCGCCGCCCTTTCCGTCAAGCTCGGCCAGAAGCGCGCATTCTTCCGTCGCGGCGAAGCGGACGAGCATTTCGCGCAGCTCGGCACGCTTCGCGCCCGAGCCGTATTCACCGCGAAGGGGCGCCGGCAGCCTCCAATATACGCGCCGCCATTCGGCGCCACGCTTCTCCGGCAGCCACTGCGCGGCGCCGTCCGCGCGAAAATCCCAGCGAGCGAGCACCCAGTGGGCGAGCACGCCGAAGTCCGAACCCGCGCCGCCGCCCTTGACTATCCATCCAGCCGAGCGCCCCTGCCTGTATATCATGCGGTAGGCGGCCGGACACCATGACAGCAGCGAGTAGGCGGAGGCTGAGATGCGCGCGAGCTTAGCCGGACTTACCGTTTTCAGCTCTAGAGCCGCGCCGCCGGACGGCGATTCGTAACGCGCGTACTTCGGCAGCCCGGCGTCGTCTTCGGTCAGCTCCTCGCACTCGTCGCAGAGGCCGCTTTCCATCACGGAGCCGAGGAAGTTCGGCGGCGCGGCGTCTTTGTCCTTCGGCTCCTTGTAGATTCCGCACAGTATCAGGCGGTCTCGGGCGCGCGTGAAGCCGACGTACCAGAGCCTTTCAAGCTCCTCGCGCCCAGCCGCGCTTTCCTCCGCTTTTTCCCATCTGTAGGCGGCGGTCCTGCCGTCGCCATCCGCCGTTCCCGCTCCTTCGAGATACTCGGGATAGTCTTTCGCCGCGACTCCGTACTTTTTCGAGACGAAGACAGGCGGCAGGGCCGCTCTCCCCTTGTCGGACACAGTAAGCGCCACTACCGGGAACTCGAGTCCCTTCGATGCGTGGACCGTCATCACGCGCACGGCGTCCACGCCGTCTCCGAAGAGCTCCGGCTCTTCCTTGGCGCTTCCGGACGAGGATGCAGTAAGCAGATATTCGGCGCAGCCCTTCAGCGACTTCCCTTCCGAGCGCTCGTACTCCGCCGCGATGCCGGCAAGGTAGACGACGTTCGCGTTTACGCGCAGACGCCGAAGCCCTGCGTAATTTTCCAGAAAGCTTGGAGATTTAAGGAGGTCAAGCAGCACCGCCGAGACTCCGCCGAGCAGCGCGCGGCGGCGCATCCCGTCCAGGCGTTCCCATACGTCGGGCCGCAGCCGCCTCACGACGGCGGCGAGCGGAAGCGGCCCCCGGCGCCCGCGCTCCGCGTATGCCGCTTCGATGAGCGCCCCGGCCTCACCCGCACTCAGCCCGCAGAACGGCGACGCCAGCCAGCCGGCGAGGAACAGCGGATCGTCAGGCGATGCGAGCAGAGAGATCATATTAACGAGATCGCCCGTTTCGCCGCGTCCGAAATAGTCCTTGCTCGTCGAAAGCACATACGGCAGGCCGAGGCGCTCAAAGGCCCGCTCGATGTCGGAGTATTCCGCGCGCGTCTGCACGAGCACGGCGAAGTCGCTCCACCGGACTGGACGGAAAGCTTCGGCGCTCTTGTCCCACACCGGCGCTTTTTCTTCCATCATCGCCGCGAACCTGCGTCCGAGCCCCGCGTATAGGCGAAGCCGGAGCGCGGCGGCGTCAGAGCGTTTCTCCGGCTTTTCGTCCTTTTCGTCTGAATACGGCGAGACGGCGCGAAGGACGGAAAAGCGCGGATAGGGCACGGAGGCTCCGTCGCGCCGCGCCGAAGCCGCATCGTTCTCCGGGGCGGTCAGCGCTTCGTACAGCACCGACGACTCGCCCTTCCACATTCCGCCGAAGAGTCCGTTGAATTTTTCAAGCAGTCTCTTCGCAGTGCGGAAATTCTGCCCGAGTACAATATATTTAGCAGTCCCGCCGCCGCGCGCGCGCGCCGTGTAGCCGCGGAAGAGCTCGAGATCGGCGTGGCGGAAGCGGTATATGGACTGTTTCTGGTCTCCGACGACGAAGAGCGTCGCGCCGTCCCTTCCGCCGTTCCACAGCGATTCTATGAGCGCGTTCTGCAGCGGGTCGGTGTCCTGAAATTCGTCGACCATTATATGCTTGAACTTCGTCCTGTACTCCGGAGACGATTCGACGACCTTCGAGGCGTAGCAGATGAGGTCGGCCATCGAGATAAGCCCCTCCCTGCGTCGGAACTCGTCCCAGCAGGCCCAGCCGACGGCGCAGGCGCGGCGGAGCAGCCTGTTTATCCTCTTCTCCGCCTCCGACGGCGGCTCAAGCAGCGCCAGCTTGCCGGCGAATTCGCCGCGCCACGCCGAGAGCGGGCGGTCTATTATGTCTTCGATATCCTTCTTTACGCCTCCCGACGGCAGCGGCTTTAAGACGTCGTCGAAGAGCCCGGCGCAGAACTCCGTCAGCTCGCCATCGTCACGCGGCGCGTGTCCGCGCCAGCGTTCGAGAAAGGCGCAGAGGCGCTCCTGAGTCTTCGTTTTTTTCTTTCCGCCGCCCAGAGCACCGTTCAGCTCGAGCGCCGGGAATATGCCGTTCATCCAAAGACTGTATATGTCGCGCCTTACGTTCTTCATGGAAGCGATCGAGGTCTCGAGCGCGGAGCCGTCGTTGTCCCACAGCTCTTCCGGGCTTTGCCCGGCGCAGTAGAGCTTTTCCGTGCATGTCCGCGCGGCGCCGGCGACGGCCTCAGGCGTCAGCGCGTTCATCACGTCGGTAAAATCCGGCGACGCGAACAGTTCCTCCGCACGTCCGCGCCATTCGCCCGGCAGCGCTCGGGATATTTTGCCGAAGGATGATGACGAAAGCGCCGAGGTGAACTCGCGCCACCATATATCCTCTTTCGGCGCTGGCATCATCGCGGCGGACGGGTCGATGTCGAGCGCGAGGCCCGACTCGCGTATGAGCTTCATCGCGAAGGCGTGTATCGTCGATATGTAGGCGTCGTCGATGCTTTCTATTCTTTCTCTCAGGTGGGACAGCTCGTCGGGGTAGGCGGAGTACCATGCGGAAAGAGTTTTCTTAATTCGCTCGAGCATTTCTGCGGCGGCCTTTTTGGTGAAGGTTAGCACGAGTATTTCGCCGATGCCGCACGAAGGATCCGACGCGAGCAGCCATGCGAAACGCTGTGAAAGAGTCTGGGTCTTTCCTGTACCGGCTCCGGCGCTTACCACGGTCAGCGGCGCTTCACTTTGCAGCGCGGCCCGCTGGTCATCCGTGCCCGAGACGAGAGAGTGCCAGGCCGGGACGCTATTCTTCTCCGTCATCGCTTCCGCCCTCCTCAGTAAGAGATTCTATATAAACGCGCTTTTCCCGCTTGCGGCACAGAGTGAAGTAGGCGCAGTTTTTGCATAAGCGTTCCTTCACTTTGTAGCCCGGCGGATATTCGCCATTTTTAACCGATTCCGCCATCTCGCCCATGAGCGCCGCAGCCTCTTCTATCTTTGTATCGGCTGAGGCCTTTTTCTTCGTCGTACCGTCGAGCGCGTACAGATCGAAATATCTGTCGTCGTTAAAATAACCGCAGAAGGACGGCCCCGCATGGCCGAACCATCCGAAGCCCAGTATCTTTTCCTTGCTTGCCGCGCCGAGGATCGCACAGTAGGCGGCGACCTGAAGCTCTCTCGCGTGGCTGCCCGCCGCGCCGAGCTTGTAGTCGAGCACCACTATTCCGCCGTCGAAGCGGTCTATCCTGTCCGCTTGCCCAGCGAAGAGCACTCCGCCAAACTCCGCGCCTTCGAGCTTCGACTCCGTATCAGTCCTTATTTTCGGGACGGCTGCCAAGCGCCGCTCGATATCATCCTGCGCCGCGGCCATGCCGAACATCTGCGAACGGAGCCGTTTCTCATATCGCGCGAGGCGCGGATCGCCGTCGAGCTCAGGGTACTCCGCGGCCTTGAAAGCCCCCCAGTTGTCCATGACGCAGCGGTGTATGGAGAGCTTCGGATTTTCGTTTTTCACCCGAAAAACATGTTCCCACACCTTATGCGTCAGATTCCCTGCTTTTCGGTTGTCGTAGAGCCCGGGGCGGACGCTCTCAAGGCCGAGCACACGCTCGCACCAGTACATATACGGGCAGACATTCCACCTGTCTATATCGCTCACGCGTATTTTGGGCGGCTCGTCCGAAAGCGGCGCGCGCCCCGCGGGCGGCTCCTCCATCCGCCCGCGGCTCACCGGCGTACACAGCACTTCGGCCTGCGGGAACCACGGCCCGCCGCCGTCAGGCAGGGCTCGCTCCGCATCGTAAGTTATAACTCCCGCCGGTTTCCACGAACGCGGCCCGTCATCGAGGGCGCGCGTCACGAAGCGCGATTCGCCGCACTCCTCGCCGTTCTCGTTGAAAACGGCTCGCGTTATTACGGCGGCGCGCCGTCCCGTCGCCAGTATTCGGCGGAAGACGGCCTCCTTCTGCTCACGTTCCTCATGCA
Protein-coding regions in this window:
- a CDS encoding glucosaminidase domain-containing protein; the protein is MERLFLKRARGVGAGGALLRCCAFALLVLFALAGQADAMSAREFYRYAKKYKCPNPFAATVHSAHETAQWTSELWVKARNGAGIKADKEWKAARKPVYNKSSAEHVGNKTVQRVSAFRKYSSTQAFLKDYSKKIREDYPNSAKHKDNVWLYFAGLYKGRHGKWATDRSYYQKLVAKTVKIAPEIYGSKWKTKLRSQYRKAQKSLEAWQAQAVKKAIG
- a CDS encoding UvrD-helicase domain-containing protein; amino-acid sequence: MTEKNSVPAWHSLVSGTDDQRAALQSEAPLTVVSAGAGTGKTQTLSQRFAWLLASDPSCGIGEILVLTFTKKAAAEMLERIKKTLSAWYSAYPDELSHLRERIESIDDAYISTIHAFAMKLIRESGLALDIDPSAAMMPAPKEDIWWREFTSALSSSSFGKISRALPGEWRGRAEELFASPDFTDVMNALTPEAVAGAARTCTEKLYCAGQSPEELWDNDGSALETSIASMKNVRRDIYSLWMNGIFPALELNGALGGGKKKTKTQERLCAFLERWRGHAPRDDGELTEFCAGLFDDVLKPLPSGGVKKDIEDIIDRPLSAWRGEFAGKLALLEPPSEAEKRINRLLRRACAVGWACWDEFRRREGLISMADLICYASKVVESSPEYRTKFKHIMVDEFQDTDPLQNALIESLWNGGRDGATLFVVGDQKQSIYRFRHADLELFRGYTARARGGGTAKYIVLGQNFRTAKRLLEKFNGLFGGMWKGESSVLYEALTAPENDAASARRDGASVPYPRFSVLRAVSPYSDEKDEKPEKRSDAAALRLRLYAGLGRRFAAMMEEKAPVWDKSAEAFRPVRWSDFAVLVQTRAEYSDIERAFERLGLPYVLSTSKDYFGRGETGDLVNMISLLASPDDPLFLAGWLASPFCGLSAGEAGALIEAAYAERGRRGPLPLAAVVRRLRPDVWERLDGMRRRALLGGVSAVLLDLLKSPSFLENYAGLRRLRVNANVVYLAGIAAEYERSEGKSLKGCAEYLLTASSSGSAKEEPELFGDGVDAVRVMTVHASKGLEFPVVALTVSDKGRAALPPVFVSKKYGVAAKDYPEYLEGAGTADGDGRTAAYRWEKAEESAAGREELERLWYVGFTRARDRLILCGIYKEPKDKDAAPPNFLGSVMESGLCDECEELTEDDAGLPKYARYESPSGGAALELKTVSPAKLARISASAYSLLSWCPAAYRMIYRQGRSAGWIVKGGGAGSDFGVLAHWVLARWDFRADGAAQWLPEKRGAEWRRVYWRLPAPLRGEYGSGAKRAELREMLVRFAATEECALLAELDGKGGGLLQRETRFRVPLNGTVLIGTTDLFWRDSGGLHLRDWKTAPEETAPSFYYEKQLEFYACALNRFLESTGECGAQIDSALIYLRGSAAAAARRYVPGDFASIEEEIEKAAVRAVSGDFRGIKERCGRCPWRGDCPEK
- the tsaE gene encoding tRNA (adenosine(37)-N6)-threonylcarbamoyltransferase complex ATPase subunit type 1 TsaE — encoded protein: MRLLKSCVNSFSIISESQDDTFAAGRALGEALYPGLLALLKGGLGMGKTRFVQGIGGAVGYDRVKSPTFVIMNEYDAAVPFLHVDLYRLESEEEIDALGIEEYLDDGFAAAVEWAERWSERPEDRVEIEFLPVPGDEDARVLVFEAFGEKETELLALVKRALFPGKDE
- the acpS gene encoding holo-ACP synthase, with the translated sequence MVLGIGVDLCDIARMRNAVARDGFAARVFSDGEIKYAEGKSDSAAHYAAAFAAKEALAKAGGWGLGSMGLDSCEVVRTERGPRFDFSEKFRLRLDSEGIKNVFLSISHESGMAVAMVVLEG
- a CDS encoding NAD(P)H-hydrate dehydratase is translated as MQKFYMPSDVREADSIAAERLGVPSVVLMENAARAAADAALSMSGGRGPFAVLAGHGNNGGDGFAAARHLMLRGHGVTVIKTAADDKYKGDAAVNLGVIRKLECAELVIKDASRLDDGEISAILGGAAVIVDALLGTGASGAPRGEIARLIRLTDGYENILSLDIPSGADPDEGGCAVPCVRASATVTFLAPKKGMAFSPALEACGKITTADIGVPAALVLPENPALTIYCEKDIRGMLPPVMRSIHKTERGSLLICAGSAAYRGAPLLAALGALRAGAGLVYLAVPDFIASEVSAALPEAVILPLPTDGGAVDAAAAAPMIAEWMPKCGAAAIGPGMGRGEEAGALFSWFWENWRAPLLIDADMLYFFARELDGLEERDDALLTPHGGEAARILGLSAAEVEASREASARLLTRKAGFALLKGRNTLIASASGELRMIGAGSPALAVPGSGDVLSGVIGALMASGLPVMDAAAAGALAHGAAGERLEERNGLRGTLAREIADEITQILR
- the tsaB gene encoding tRNA (adenosine(37)-N6)-threonylcarbamoyltransferase complex dimerization subunit type 1 TsaB; its protein translation is MAVLGINCAGRWTNVGVADGCEILAETNLELARRQSELLPAMTEEAVSKAGLSLGDISLIAVGTGPGYYTGIRAGIAYGAALAFALGVKVVPLSSLELFVWDMRNEYGLLVPVFRARASHCYAALYAASGDALKAVVPPSFMRVTELSAKLRDFPHAAVVSPDAGQYPELEACGCTVIPRESASGGVCAVMGGERRDAAVAPEQIRGTYLRAPDIGPSSF